Proteins from a genomic interval of Scomber scombrus chromosome 11, fScoSco1.1, whole genome shotgun sequence:
- the apol1 gene encoding apolipoprotein L1, producing MSCTLKLPFTITSSFFDLNINCIKTLVSHMTIKRNLVFMYEFKAVLFISQNEAGNRTLFDQLEDFRIDSKSEGSQEVEDLMDWWNTVEGWEETPQNDDMTEKEEAKAFAVTADKVQKGIRVFNKLFSERAESLWQHVIDLNSMADALDKFNKNTKIAQITGGSTSAIGGVATIAGLALAPITFGTSLIVTAVGLGVATAGGLTSAGAGISNQVNNSMDRKKVEKIVEDYQEKMVDLNKCLKFIKQGIENLRRFDLIKMKNHAYNRDFPVLSSSFYEDGAMAGKAILINANEIMRVVQIANVAGSTAARAVQIASMATGVLTGLFVGMDIYFVAKDSKELKKGAKSEFAGKIREVATQLHDGLVELNSLREELQDTSRPQDDAEDEKAPVVSERKKEDENQDSSEDEIDRIKKAIKKDYENREYV from the exons atgagCTGTACTCTCAAACTCCCTTTTACCAtcacttcctccttttttgatttgaacataaactgtataaaaacacTGGTTTCACACATGACAATTAAAAGAAACTTGGTCTTCATGTATGAATTTAAAgctgtattatttatttctcaGAATGAAGCTGGAAATAGGACCTTATTTGACCAGCTGGAGGACTTCCGTATTGACTCAAAGTCTGAAGGCAGTCAG GAAGTGGAGGATCTTATGGATTGGTGGAACACAGTGGAGG GCTGGGAAGAAACTCCTCAGAATGACgacatgacagaaaaagaagaggctAA GGCGTTTGCTGTGACGGCAGATAAGGTGCAGAAGGGAATTCGTGTATTCAACAAGCTCTTCTCAGAGCGCGCTGAGAGCCTGTGGCAGCACGTCATCGACCTTAACAGCATGGCAGATGCCCTGGACAAGTTCAACAAGAACACAAAAATCGCTCAAATCACAGGGGGCTCAACCAGCGCTATCGGAGGCGTGGCCACCATCGCTGGTCTAGCTCTGGCCCCTATCACCTTTGGAACATCCTTGATTGTGACGGCAGTGGGTCTGGGTGTGGCCACGGCGGGCGGTCTGACCTCAGCGGGTGCCGGTATCTCGAACCAGGTCAACAACTCAATGGACCGTAAAAAGGTGGAGAAGATCGTGGAGGACTACCAGGAGAAGATGGTCGACCTCAACAAGTGCCTGAAATTCATCAAGCAGGGAATCGAAAACCTGCGCAGGTTTGACCTGATCAAGATGAAGAACCACGCCTACAACCGAGACTTCCCCGTGCTCAGCAGTAGTTTTTATGAGGATGGCGCCATGGCAGGGAAGGCTATCCTCATCAACGCCAATGAGATCATGCGTGTGGTGCAGATTGCCAACGTGGCAGGCAGCACGGCAGCCAGGGCAGTCCAGATCGCCAGTATGGCTACAGGCGTGCTCACCGGACTCTTCGTGGGTATGGACATCTACTTTGTGGCCAAAGACTCCAAAGAACTCAAGAAAGGCGCAAAGTCAGAGTTTGCCGGCAAGATCAGGGAGGTGGCTACGCAGCTGCACGACGGTCTGGTGGAACTCAACAGCCTACGAGAGGAGCTGCAGGACACATCCAGGCCACAAGACGACGCAGAAGATGAAAAAGCTCCTGTAGTCagtgagaggaagaaggaagatgaGAATCAAGACAGTTCAGAAGATGAAATCGACCGCATTAAAAAAGCCATAAAGAAGGACTACGAGAACCGAGAGTATGTTTGA